The Candidatus Omnitrophota bacterium genome window below encodes:
- the infA gene encoding translation initiation factor IF-1, whose translation MAKEDLIEVEGVVKEALPNAMFRVQLDNGHVVLAHISGKIRMHFIRILPGDKVKVELSPYDLTRGRITFRCK comes from the coding sequence ATGGCCAAAGAAGACCTGATAGAAGTAGAAGGGGTTGTCAAAGAAGCGTTGCCGAATGCGATGTTTCGCGTCCAGCTTGATAACGGTCATGTCGTGTTAGCGCATATTTCGGGAAAGATCAGAATGCATTTTATCAGGATCTTACCCGGTGATAAAGTAAAGGTAGAGCTTTCTCCGTACGATTTAACCAGAGGACGAATAACATTTAGGTGTAAATAA
- the rpsD gene encoding 30S ribosomal protein S4, with translation MARQVGPSCKLCRREGEKLFLKGARCYTHKCSISRREYAPGQHGASAKKSKMSNFGLQLREKQKVKRIYGVLEKQFQNYFGKAAATKGVTGTLLLQYLERRLDNVVFQLGFATSRTEARQLVSHGSVFVNNRCVNIPSFSVKVNDEIEIKVSDKSRKGIQDNIETSKERATPAWLQADRDHFRGKVLRFPERTDILFPVNEQLIVELYSR, from the coding sequence ATGGCAAGACAAGTTGGGCCAAGTTGCAAGTTGTGCCGACGAGAAGGCGAAAAGCTTTTCTTGAAAGGCGCACGGTGCTATACCCATAAATGTTCGATCAGCCGGCGCGAATACGCTCCTGGCCAACACGGCGCCAGTGCCAAAAAGTCTAAAATGTCGAACTTCGGGCTTCAATTACGCGAAAAACAGAAAGTTAAAAGAATTTATGGCGTTTTAGAAAAGCAATTCCAAAATTATTTCGGCAAGGCAGCCGCTACTAAGGGTGTTACCGGTACGCTTCTTTTGCAATATTTGGAACGCCGTCTCGATAATGTTGTATTCCAACTTGGTTTTGCCACGTCGCGTACTGAAGCGAGGCAACTTGTCAGCCATGGCAGTGTTTTTGTGAATAATCGTTGTGTTAATATTCCTTCATTTTCCGTTAAGGTCAATGATGAGATCGAAATAAAAGTTTCAGACAAAAGCCGCAAAGGAATTCAAGATAATATTGAAACCTCTAAAGAGCGGGCAACACCGGCTTGGCTACAAGCAGACCGCGATCATTTCAGAGGCAAAGTGTTGAGATTCCCGGAAAGAACAGATATCTTATTCCCGGTCAACGAGCAGTTAATCGTCGAGCTTTATTCAAGATAA
- the rplQ gene encoding 50S ribosomal protein L17 has product MRHKFAGNRLGRDSTLRKATMRDLARAIFVAQRICTTKAKAKEARKLIERLITLGKRKTLSAKRKAFSILCDHTMVSDLFNKIAPRFNNRMGGYTRIIPLGKPRRGDNAFRVFLELTEKEIIVKAKPVTTTKAKSEAKETGAAKKETSGAATIESKKEKTAEQHPKQEAASHEHRDHETPDKNKLKPPAGKKIMGGIKKIFNKKPSG; this is encoded by the coding sequence ATGAGACACAAATTTGCAGGAAATAGATTAGGTCGAGACTCGACGCTGCGTAAGGCAACGATGCGTGATTTAGCAAGGGCAATTTTTGTGGCGCAACGAATCTGCACAACGAAGGCCAAGGCTAAAGAAGCCAGAAAATTAATAGAACGTTTAATTACGTTGGGAAAGCGAAAAACGCTTTCGGCGAAACGAAAAGCCTTTTCTATTCTCTGTGACCATACGATGGTCAGCGACCTTTTTAACAAGATCGCTCCGCGTTTTAACAATCGCATGGGCGGTTATACGCGCATCATTCCTTTAGGCAAGCCAAGACGCGGTGATAATGCTTTTCGCGTTTTCTTAGAGTTGACTGAAAAAGAAATTATTGTGAAGGCAAAACCGGTTACGACCACGAAGGCGAAATCTGAAGCCAAAGAGACCGGCGCGGCAAAAAAAGAAACTTCAGGCGCTGCGACGATAGAATCAAAAAAAGAAAAAACTGCCGAGCAGCATCCAAAACAGGAAGCAGCTTCGCATGAACATCGCGACCATGAAACGCCGGACAAGAATAAATTAAAGCCCCCGGCCGGAAAAAAGATCATGGGTGGCATAAAGAAGATCTTTAATAAAAAGCCGTCCGGCTAA
- the rpsK gene encoding 30S ribosomal protein S11 gives MAKSDKAKRKDLKGVTSGLVHIQATFNNTIVTITDKQGNVISWSSPGLVGFSGSKKSTPFAAQIAASDAAKRAKEMGLETVEVFVKGPGAGRESAIRALQAAGLSVTIIKDVTPMPHNGCRPRKKRRV, from the coding sequence ATGGCAAAATCAGATAAAGCAAAGAGAAAAGATCTAAAGGGCGTCACCAGTGGCCTTGTCCACATTCAGGCGACATTCAATAATACGATCGTAACGATCACCGACAAGCAGGGCAATGTGATCTCCTGGTCAAGCCCGGGCCTTGTTGGTTTTAGCGGATCAAAGAAATCAACGCCTTTTGCTGCTCAGATCGCTGCTTCCGATGCGGCCAAAAGAGCTAAAGAGATGGGATTGGAAACAGTTGAAGTTTTTGTTAAAGGCCCCGGTGCCGGGCGCGAATCAGCTATTCGTGCGTTGCAAGCGGCCGGATTATCGGTGACGATCATTAAAGACGTTACGCCGATGCCTCATAACGGTTGCCGTCCACGTAAAAAGCGAAGAGTTTAA
- a CDS encoding adenylate kinase produces MRIVLLGPPGAGKGTQAKLLKEIFGILHISTGDMLREEMQNQTSLGKEIKQYVESGQLVPDEVVTKLIENKLSRDPQVKKGYMLDGFPRTKAQAEDLDKILTKIDQPIDYALYLDASLPVVIQRLTGRRVCRKCGALYHMQNKLPKKQGVCDSCGGELYQRPDDNEATIKTRMEVYLKNTQPIFDYYQVQNRLRKVNGDQDAAHLKNDLIKIFHADGKIDKDKVERRN; encoded by the coding sequence ATGAGAATTGTTCTGTTAGGGCCTCCCGGAGCCGGCAAGGGAACGCAAGCAAAGCTTTTAAAAGAGATTTTTGGAATTCTTCATATTTCAACCGGCGATATGCTTCGCGAAGAAATGCAGAATCAAACTTCGCTGGGCAAAGAAATTAAACAGTATGTCGAATCGGGCCAGCTCGTTCCCGATGAAGTTGTGACCAAGCTCATTGAAAATAAGTTAAGCCGAGACCCGCAAGTCAAAAAAGGGTATATGCTTGACGGATTTCCGCGCACCAAAGCGCAGGCTGAAGACTTAGATAAGATCTTAACCAAGATCGACCAGCCGATTGATTACGCGCTTTATCTGGATGCCAGCTTACCGGTTGTCATTCAGCGTTTGACGGGCCGTCGGGTATGCCGAAAATGTGGCGCTTTGTATCATATGCAAAATAAGCTTCCCAAAAAACAAGGCGTTTGCGACAGTTGCGGCGGCGAACTTTATCAGCGTCCGGATGATAATGAAGCGACGATCAAGACGCGCATGGAAGTTTATTTGAAGAATACACAGCCGATTTTTGATTATTACCAAGTGCAAAATAGATTGCGTAAAGTGAACGGCGATCAGGATGCCGCACATTTAAAAAATGATCTCATAAAGATTTTCCATGCCGACGGCAAGATCGATAAAGATAAAGTCGAAAGACGAAATTGA
- the secY gene encoding preprotein translocase subunit SecY, producing the protein MLKAFANCFKIPELRVKILFTLGIIAVYRVGCYIPTPGINAAALAEFFKTLSSTAGGTIFGMINMFSGGALSKMTLFSLGIMPYISSSIIMQLLTAVIPALEKIAKEGHAGHQKINQYTRYGTLILSLVQSYFIALWLESPMAVQGLAQGVQLVDNPGLGFRLITVFSLTAGTLLLMWLGEQIQERGIGNGISLIITAGIISRFPEALGDLILLLSPKTASMRQIQPLTLLIMIFFLVGVVIAVTLITQGQRKIPVQYARRVVGRKVYGGHSTYIPLKVDTSGVIAIIFAQSVLLFPATIASFIPNQALHSVANMIMRGHVLYYSIYGLLILFFCYFYTAIVFNPVDVAENMKKVGGFIPGVRPGTPTADFLDFVMTRITLAGAVFICIIAVMPDGIMAAFKVPYLVASFFGGTGVLIMVGVMLDTMKQIESHLLMRHYDGFMKSGHIKGRR; encoded by the coding sequence ATGCTTAAAGCTTTTGCCAATTGTTTTAAAATTCCCGAATTACGCGTAAAGATCTTATTTACCTTAGGGATTATTGCTGTTTATAGAGTTGGTTGTTACATTCCTACCCCCGGCATCAACGCGGCAGCGTTAGCGGAGTTTTTTAAGACATTAAGCTCCACGGCCGGCGGGACGATCTTTGGCATGATCAATATGTTTTCCGGAGGCGCTCTCTCCAAGATGACGCTTTTTTCCTTGGGGATTATGCCGTATATCTCAAGCTCCATTATTATGCAGCTTTTGACGGCGGTTATTCCTGCTTTAGAAAAGATCGCCAAAGAGGGCCACGCCGGACATCAGAAGATCAATCAGTATACGCGCTATGGGACGTTGATCCTGTCTTTGGTGCAATCTTATTTCATTGCCTTATGGCTGGAAAGCCCTATGGCGGTGCAGGGATTGGCCCAAGGAGTTCAGTTGGTGGATAACCCCGGGCTTGGATTTCGCCTGATCACAGTTTTTAGCTTAACAGCGGGAACACTGCTTTTAATGTGGTTAGGTGAACAAATTCAGGAACGCGGCATTGGAAATGGGATATCGCTTATCATTACGGCAGGTATTATTTCTCGTTTTCCGGAAGCTTTGGGCGATTTGATTTTACTGTTATCACCTAAAACAGCTTCCATGCGGCAGATCCAGCCGTTAACGCTTCTCATTATGATCTTCTTTTTAGTGGGAGTTGTTATTGCGGTAACGCTTATTACGCAAGGACAGCGAAAAATTCCAGTTCAATATGCTCGACGGGTGGTGGGGCGAAAAGTTTACGGCGGACACAGCACCTATATTCCTTTGAAGGTTGATACGTCGGGAGTTATCGCCATTATCTTTGCGCAGTCGGTGCTTTTATTCCCGGCTACCATTGCCAGTTTCATTCCGAATCAAGCGTTGCATTCGGTGGCGAACATGATCATGCGCGGACATGTTCTTTACTATTCGATCTATGGCTTACTTATTTTGTTCTTTTGTTATTTTTATACCGCGATCGTTTTTAATCCGGTAGATGTTGCCGAGAATATGAAAAAAGTCGGCGGATTTATTCCGGGTGTAAGACCGGGAACACCGACGGCTGATTTTCTAGATTTTGTTATGACGAGAATTACATTGGCCGGAGCGGTGTTTATTTGTATTATCGCGGTTATGCCGGATGGGATCATGGCCGCATTTAAAGTTCCTTATTTAGTAGCATCATTTTTTGGCGGTACCGGAGTTCTGATCATGGTCGGTGTTATGCTAGATACAATGAAACAAATTGAATCCCATTTATTGATGCGGCATTACGACGGGTTTATGAAATCCGGCCACATCAAGGGGCGGCGATGA
- the map gene encoding type I methionyl aminopeptidase: MPTARSIKIKSKDEIDRLKKAGKILATISEELKRSLKIGMTTKDIDRRAEDLIARAKVKPAFKGYHGFPACACVSVNQEVVHGIPGKRVVKEGDIVSIDIGIIHDDYFSDTAFTVGFGKIDPELKRLIDVTGQALLEGIEQAVPGNHLSDISFAVQDYVESNNFSVVRDFVGHGIGRELHEDPEVPNYGLPQTGPILKEGIVLAIEPMVNVGTWRTKILDDGWTVVTQDGKPSAHFEHTVAIMRSGPVILTQ; the protein is encoded by the coding sequence ATGCCGACGGCAAGATCGATAAAGATAAAGTCGAAAGACGAAATTGACCGCCTGAAAAAGGCCGGGAAGATTTTAGCAACAATCAGCGAAGAATTAAAACGCTCTTTAAAAATAGGAATGACAACCAAGGATATCGACCGAAGGGCCGAAGACTTGATCGCGCGAGCGAAAGTCAAGCCGGCCTTTAAGGGATATCACGGTTTTCCGGCTTGCGCGTGTGTTTCGGTCAATCAGGAAGTGGTGCACGGAATTCCGGGAAAACGAGTCGTTAAAGAAGGCGATATCGTCAGTATTGATATCGGCATCATTCATGATGACTATTTTTCCGATACGGCATTTACCGTTGGATTTGGCAAGATCGATCCTGAGCTTAAGCGCCTTATCGATGTCACCGGTCAGGCTCTTTTAGAAGGCATCGAGCAAGCTGTGCCTGGGAATCATTTGTCGGATATTTCGTTTGCGGTTCAAGATTACGTTGAATCAAATAATTTCTCGGTTGTCAGAGATTTTGTAGGGCATGGCATCGGACGGGAATTGCACGAAGATCCGGAAGTTCCAAATTATGGCTTACCGCAAACCGGGCCGATCCTTAAAGAAGGAATAGTCTTGGCCATTGAGCCAATGGTGAATGTGGGAACATGGCGGACCAAAATATTAGATGATGGCTGGACCGTGGTAACTCAAGATGGAAAACCATCGGCCCATTTTGAACATACCGTTGCCATCATGAGATCCGGACCGGTTATTTTAACGCAGTAA
- a CDS encoding DNA-directed RNA polymerase subunit alpha produces the protein MGVKWRDFQMPKRLDCDESTYNNTYGKFIAEPFERGYGVTLGNALRRILLSSIEGSAVTAIRIDGVSHEFSTLSGVLESVTDIVLSVKNLVLRSHSKTPKTIYIKTDKKGPITAKDIICDETVEVLNPNLHIATLTRDIKFHMELEVSRGRGYVPADQNKKEDAPVGTIAVDSIFTPLVKVNFFVENTRVGQRTDYDKLILEIWTNGGVNPKEALLYGANIMQRHLDVFVNYGQLPEEEEEEEEITAEEKALYEKLRLPISELELSVRSSNCLKEANIKTIADLVKKSEPELLGFRNFGKKSLTEIDELLKVMGLGLGMKIDAKKLRKKE, from the coding sequence ATGGGAGTTAAATGGCGAGATTTTCAAATGCCAAAGAGATTGGATTGCGATGAATCGACCTATAATAATACCTACGGAAAATTTATTGCCGAGCCTTTTGAAAGAGGTTATGGTGTAACCTTAGGCAATGCCTTACGAAGGATTTTATTATCGTCGATCGAAGGAAGCGCGGTCACGGCAATCCGCATTGATGGTGTGTCCCACGAGTTTTCGACTCTTTCCGGCGTTCTTGAATCAGTGACGGATATTGTCTTAAGCGTCAAGAATCTGGTTTTGCGCTCACACTCAAAAACACCGAAGACCATTTATATTAAAACCGATAAAAAGGGCCCCATTACAGCCAAAGATATTATCTGTGATGAGACCGTCGAGGTTTTAAATCCAAATTTGCACATCGCGACATTGACACGTGATATTAAGTTCCATATGGAACTTGAAGTGTCTCGCGGGCGAGGTTATGTTCCGGCGGATCAAAATAAAAAAGAAGACGCCCCGGTGGGAACCATTGCGGTTGATTCTATCTTTACGCCACTGGTGAAGGTCAACTTTTTTGTGGAAAATACCCGCGTGGGGCAGCGCACCGATTATGATAAGCTCATCTTGGAAATCTGGACCAACGGCGGAGTGAATCCGAAAGAGGCCTTATTGTACGGGGCCAATATCATGCAACGCCACTTGGATGTTTTTGTTAATTACGGACAGCTTCCGGAAGAAGAAGAGGAAGAAGAAGAAATCACAGCCGAAGAAAAGGCATTGTACGAAAAGCTACGCCTTCCGATCTCGGAATTGGAATTGTCGGTCAGAAGCTCAAATTGTTTAAAAGAAGCCAATATTAAAACCATTGCTGATTTGGTCAAAAAATCCGAGCCTGAATTATTAGGTTTCCGTAATTTCGGTAAGAAGTCTTTAACCGAGATCGATGAATTGTTGAAGGTCATGGGTTTAGGATTGGGAATGAAAATTGACGCGAAGAAATTAAGAAAGAAAGAATAA
- the rpsM gene encoding 30S ribosomal protein S13 codes for MPRILGIDLPKEKRIEAALPYIYGIGPAMSRKILDEAKVSYDKRAKDLSEEEVSRITSILQKGYRTEGDLRREITQNIKRLIDIGSYRGMRHKKGLPARGQRTKTNARTRKGKRRMIASIPKATEKA; via the coding sequence ATGCCAAGAATTTTAGGTATTGATTTACCCAAAGAAAAACGCATTGAAGCCGCTCTTCCGTATATTTACGGTATTGGGCCGGCGATGAGCAGAAAGATTCTAGACGAAGCTAAAGTTAGCTATGATAAGCGCGCCAAAGACTTAAGCGAAGAAGAAGTCTCTCGCATTACGTCGATCCTGCAAAAAGGATATCGCACGGAAGGGGATCTTCGCCGAGAAATCACGCAAAATATCAAACGTCTTATTGATATTGGTTCTTATCGCGGAATGCGCCACAAAAAAGGTTTGCCGGCACGCGGACAAAGAACCAAGACCAATGCTCGTACCCGAAAAGGCAAGAGGAGAATGATTGCCTCTATTCCCAAGGCCACTGAAAAGGCATAA
- the rpmJ gene encoding 50S ribosomal protein L36, producing MKVKSSVRRICSNCKIIRRRNVLRVICSNPKHKQRQG from the coding sequence ATGAAAGTCAAATCATCAGTTCGAAGAATTTGCAGCAATTGTAAGATTATCCGCCGCAGAAATGTGTTGCGAGTGATCTGTTCTAATCCAAAACATAAACAGAGACAAGGATAG